A portion of the Nerophis lumbriciformis linkage group LG37, RoL_Nlum_v2.1, whole genome shotgun sequence genome contains these proteins:
- the LOC133577144 gene encoding dromaiocalcin-2-like produces the protein MAFSLRVFFLLCGISGVFGSCRSGWTLRNNECYIFEDNPVSYQGAKRNCETLGAQLVTINNTARHNYTLNEIRDANADVIVDTWIELTSQGCGGSAVCAYIEDPAPAGVCSTANCNVNKPYVCIM, from the exons ATGGCTTTTTCTCTTCGCGTCTTCTTCCTCCTGTGTGGGATCAGTGGAGTGTTTG GTAGCTGTCGTTCTGGCTGGACACTCCGTAACAATGAATGTTACATCTTCGAAGACAATCCAGTGTCTTATCAAGGTGCAAAG AGAAACTGCGAGACCCTTGGTGCTCAACTGGTGACCATCAATAATACAGCGCGACATAATTACACTCTTAATGAGATCAGAGACGCTAATGCCGATGTCATCGTAGACACCTGGATAGAACTCACCAGCCAG GGCTGTGGAGGTTCAGCAGTGTGTGCGTACATTGAAGATCCTGCACCTG CTGGAGTGTGCAGCACCGCCAACTGCAATGTCAACAAGCCATATGTTTGCATCATGTAG